TAAATTATTATAGAGTAGATGGAAAACTTTATTCCATGCCTTTTAATTCATCAAATGCTGTTCTTTTTTATAATAAAACACTTTTTAAAGAAGCGGGATTAGATCCCAACAAACCTCCAAAAACCTTTGAAGAAGTTATGGAATATTCAAAAAAATTATTAAAAAAAGATTCTAATGGAAATATAATTAGAACTGGATTAACTTGGCCTACACATTCATGGATATTCGAACAACTATTGGCAGCTCAGGATGCCCCTTTAGTTGATAATGATAATGGAAGATCTAAAAGAGCGGAAAAAGCTGTATTTAACAATGAAGAAGGTCAAAAAGTTTTCAAATTTTTTTATGATATGACAAAAAATGATTTGATGTTAAATACCAAAAAAGAAGATTGGTCAGCAGCGAGACAAATTTTTCTTTCTGGAAAGGCTGCAATGGTAATGTTCTCAACTTCAGATGTGACTTCATTTACAAAAGAAGGAAAAGCAAATGGTTATGATATTGGTACTGCCTTTTTACCTACACCAGATGGCGCACCCGATGGTGGTGCAATAATAGGTGGCGCAAGTCTATGGCTTGTAGATGGTCATTCAAAAGAAAAAACTGATGCCGCTTGGAAATTCTTAAAATATTTAAATTCAACAGAGGAACAAATCAAATGGCATTTAGATACAGGATATTTCCCTGTTAGAAAAGATGCTGTAGAAAATTTAATGTACGAAGGATTTTATTCAGAAAATCCTAATTATTTAACAACAATTATGCAATTAGTTTTATCTAAACAAACTTATAACACCAATGGAGCTTTAATAGGAGTCTTTCCTGAAGCAAGAGATAAAATTGAAACTGCTATACAGATGATGAATTCTGATGAAATGGATTATAAAAAGGCTTTAAAATGGGCCGAAGATGAAGTAACTAAATTAATAAAAGAGTACAATGAACTTTATTATTAAACTTTAAATTTTAAGGGCGGTTAACCCCGCCCTATTTTTACAGGGGGTATTAAAATGAAAAAAATTATACCGTATATTTTACTATTTCCTACACTATTAATAATAGGAATCTTCATATACTGGCCTGCAGGTCTTTCTTTTAAATTAAGTTTTTATAGACAATCTCCTTTTGGAAATAGAGAAATATTTGTTGGATTTAAAAATTTTATAAGCCTTTTTACTAATCCAGAATACTTGAATGCCATGCTAATAACCTTAATATATGTTATTTTAACAGTCTTTTTTACAATCGTAATAGCTTTTCTTCTTTCTCAATTATTAAATCAAAAAATACCAGGAACTAAAATTTTTAGATTATTTATATTTGCACCTTATGCTATTTCACCAGCAATAGCTGGTACTTTATGGTCTTTTCTTTTAAATCCAGTAGTTGGACATT
This genomic stretch from Oceanotoga teriensis harbors:
- a CDS encoding ABC transporter substrate-binding protein, with the protein product MKKLFIVFIVLFSLSIFGKTTVDFWHAMSGERIQIIQSIADRFMEENPDIEVKTQYTGSYKETLNKLIAGVKSGTAPQIVQVYEIGTRSMIDGGIIIPIQDMIDKDKTFDEAVFLNSVLNYYRVDGKLYSMPFNSSNAVLFYNKTLFKEAGLDPNKPPKTFEEVMEYSKKLLKKDSNGNIIRTGLTWPTHSWIFEQLLAAQDAPLVDNDNGRSKRAEKAVFNNEEGQKVFKFFYDMTKNDLMLNTKKEDWSAARQIFLSGKAAMVMFSTSDVTSFTKEGKANGYDIGTAFLPTPDGAPDGGAIIGGASLWLVDGHSKEKTDAAWKFLKYLNSTEEQIKWHLDTGYFPVRKDAVENLMYEGFYSENPNYLTTIMQLVLSKQTYNTNGALIGVFPEARDKIETAIQMMNSDEMDYKKALKWAEDEVTKLIKEYNELYY